From the Mahella australiensis 50-1 BON genome, the window TGAGAACAGGCAGTTGGTGGAGAAGGCTATATCGGATGTGACCGGCGAAGAACTAAGAGTGAAATGTATTACAGGCCAAGCTGCAGCGCATGAGCCGGCAAAGGATGTGGATATAGTGGAAAAAGCCAAAGAGCTTTTCGGAGAGGATAAAGTGGAGGTAATAGATGATGAAACTTAGCGTACTGGGTGGCAGCAGTTACTATACATCGCTGCTTTTTGAGGCGTTGGTGCAGCATAAAGAGGATATAAGGATCACAGAGCTGGCATTGCACGGTAGGAACGAGTCAAAACTCGCGGATGTGGCGCGCTTTGGAGCCAATATGTTCAAGAAAGCAGGTATCGATACTGCGGTTACATTTACCACCGATCGCAGGAGGGCTATAGAAGGCAGCCAGCTTATATTGTGCCAGATCCGCGTTGGCGGTATGCAAGCCAGGGCGATAGACGAGTCTATACCGCGCCGCTACGGGATTATAGGCGATGAAACAGTTGGCCCGGGCGGTTTTAGCTGTGCGCTTCGCACCGTGCCTGTTATGGCCGATATAGCAGCTGATATACGCCGATGGGCGCCCGAAGCGTTGGTGGTAGATCTGACTAACCCTGCCAGCATAGTAGTGGAGGCAATTTTAAACCGCGAGAATATAAATATAATAGGGATATGCGATCTGCCGCTTATCGTCCTCACGCGCGTCGCTGATGTTTTGAATCTCGACTATGATGGATTGAGCGGCCGATATTTTGGTTTGAATCATCTCGGCTTTTATAGTAATATATATTATAATGGGGATGATATTACCACCGCTGTATTCGAACATGCAGAACAGCTCGGGTTGGGGATAGATGCCGATCTTGTGCGCAGTATGAGGCTGGTGCCGGTGCCGTTTTTGCGGCATTTTTATCATCATAGCCAGGTGGTTGAGGAACAGAAACAACAGCCAGTGCGCGGCCAGGTGTTGTATGAGAACGAGCAGCAGTTGAGCAGATTATTCGCGCAGCCCGAACTCGACGAAATACCGCAGATTATAAGGCAAAGAAACGCCATATGGTACAGCCACGCCGTAGTACCGTTCATGGTCGCTTATGCTTCAAACCGTAAGGGCCGCTTTATAGTCAATATACGCAATCGTGGGCGTATAGCGGGCCTGGATGACAATGCGGTAGTAGAGGTGTCGGAGGATATAGATGCGCTTAAGATGTGGCGCACCGATGCCACCAAGATGCCGCTTTATGTGAGAGGCCTGGTGCAGGCGGTTAAGGCTTTTGAATCCATGACGGTACAGGCCATATATGAAGGCTCATACGACAAAGCGGTGCTGGCGCTCATGTCCCATCCGCTGGTAGGCCAATACGATGTGGCTAAGGCTATATTGGACGATATACTGCGCAGTTATCCCGAAGTGGATTATTTAAAATAGAAAGGGGACTGGAACATGCCAAAAGGAGGATTTCCCGGAGGGAATTTTAATGTCAACCAGATGATGAAACAAGCGCAAAAGATGCAGCAGGAGATGGCAAAGGTGCAGGAGGAGCTGCAGAATAAAACGGTAGAGGCTACCGCCGGTGGCGGCATGGTTACCGTTGTGGCAAATGGCAAAAAGGAACTCGTCGATATAAAGATCGACCCTCAGGTCGTAGATCCGGACGATGTGGAGATGCTGCAGGATCTGGTACTAGCTGCATGCAACGAGGCGCTGCATAAGGCCGAGGATATGATGGCTGAGGAAATGCAAAAACTCACGGGAGGATTAAATATACCCGGTCTATTTTAACCGGGGCGAAATATGAATTATTATGCTGAACCGATTTCGCGTCTGATAAACGAGCTTTCGAAGCTGCCTGGTATAGGGCCTAAGACCGCGCAGAGGCTGGCTTTTTATATGCTGCATATGCCCAAAGACGCCGTACACACCCTGGCCCAGTCGATAAACGATGCGCGGGATAAGATAATATACTGTTCTATATGCGGGAACTTGACCGATGTGGACCCATGCGCGATATGCAGCAGCTCTACCCGCGATAACAGCACGATATGCGTCGTAGAGAGCCCTACCGATGTAGTGGCTATGGAGAAGACGCGAGGGTATAACGGGCTTTACCATGTATTGCACGGTGCAATATCCCCGATAGATGGCGTAGGCCCTGACGACATACGCATAAAGGAGCTGTTAACCCGTTTACGCGACAGCCAGGTAAAAGAGGTCATACTGGCCACAAATCCCAGCGTGGAAGGGGAGGCCACGGCCCTCTATATATCGCGCATGCTCAAGCCCATGGGTTTTAAGGTAACGCGCATAGCCAACGGCATACCGGTGGGCGGCGACCTGGAGTATGCCGATGAGGTGACTATAACCAGGGCATTGGAAGGACGCCGCGAGATGTAATGATGTATAATCCTCTCAATGAATGGAAACAATTAAAATGTTTATTTCATTCTATTGGGAGGATTAACCTAAAATGAAAAAGTTGGCTTTCCTGAGTTTCTTAGGCGATATACCCGAAGATAACAGCGTGTATGACCAAGAAACCGTTGAATTTATAAATACATTGCAGCAGGCCAGAGAGGAATGGCTGGCTGCTCAAAACTTCTTTAATAGCGTCAATGACCCGGATTTGGTGGATTATGCGATATACGGTGTGGAAGCTGCTCGGCGCAAATATATGTACCTTATAAAGCAGGCAAAAATATTGGGTATAAAGATTAATGCGGACAGCCTAGAAGGTTAAGTTCTGCATACAGGCTGTCCGCCATATATATAGAATATCGCTATGTGACAGATTAATCATATATAAAATGAATAGCAATTATTAGCGAAGGAGGAGCTTGCTATGTGGTGGTTTAATTTATTGGCCATAGATATACAATTCAGCACTATACTGGCTTTTGCAGGAGGGTTGGTGCTGCTTTATCTGGTGGGATGGCTGCTGCTGGTGCCGCTCAAGATAGTATGGCGTCTTATATACAATGGCATAATAGGCGGTGTTGTATTATGGCTGCTGAATCTGATAGGCAGCTATTTCGGTTTTACATTGGCCATCAATCCGTTGACCGCCCTCATAGTTGGCTTCTTAGGCGTACCTGGTGTCATACTTTTGGTGATATTGAAGTTTATACTGCCTTGATGCGCCTCGATTATTTCCCCATCGATCTGGTATGCATTTTCCGATACTTTCTTAAAATTGTCAATATGATATAATATTATAAAAACAAAAGGAGCATGGTAGTATATGACCCCGAAAACTGTACTGGATGAGAGATCGCCCATGTCGCTCTATTACCAATTGAAAACGATATTGGCCGATAAGATACATTCCGGACAATGGAAGGTCAATGACCGCATACCAACTGAACGCGAACTGTGCGATGCCTATGGCGTCAGCCGGGCTACCGTTAGGCTGGCTTTGGGCGAGCTGGAAAACGAAGGACTGCTTTATCGCAAACAGGGCAAAGGAACATTTGTAGCAGCGCCTAAGATAGAACAGCTTTTGTCCGGCTTTTATAGTTTTACCGATGAGATGAAGAAACAGGGATATAACCCATCTACACGTATTATATCATTTAGAAAGGGCAAAGCATTGGATGAGATAGCACAGTTTCTTGATCTACCCGAAGGCGCGGATATTTTTATCATACGCCGTTTGCGCCTGGCCGATGAACAGCCGGTTATACTGGAGGTATCATATGTGCCGTATGAGATATGCCCTACATTGACCGAGAGGGACGTAAAAGAGCATGCTTTGTATGATTTATTTCGCGAGAGATATAATGTGTTTCCTAGCAAAGCCCAGGAGAGCTTTGAAGCGGTGCTTGCCGACGCAAAAGAGGCCGATTACCTCGGTATACCGCACGGCTCACCGGTTTTGCGCCTCGAACGCATAACATATGCCTTTGACCGGCCGGTGGAATACAATGTGGGCTTGATAAGAGGCGACAGATATAAATATAAGGTAATATTGACATAATGCTTTACACGGCCGGGGCATCGATGGTATAATTGGTTATAACAATATAATGAAAGGAGTCCGACAATGCAAAAAGGACAAAAAACATTGGATGAAATATCGCGCCAGCCATTTATATTTGATGCTGTATGGAATGATAGAGATGATATAGCATCGGTATTCAGCGGCATATTGAAGGAGTATGCGCCGGATGAGATTATAATAACCGGTTGCGGCACATCGTATTACCTATCGCAGGCTGCGACGCCTGTACTAGCGCATTTTTTGCGCATGCCGGTCAAGGCTGTACCGTCGTCCGAACTTTTTCTCTTTACCAATACATATTTGCACGGCCAAAGGGTGTTGCTCATAGCGGTGTCGCGCTCGGGACAAACTACTGAAACCGTAAAGGCTGTGCGGGTATTAAAAGAGCAGCCGAATGTATTCGCGTTGGCCATAAGCTGCTGTGCCGACAGCGACCTATGCTACGTGGCTGATCGATATATTATATCGCGTGAAGCAAAAGAGCAGAGCGTGGTTATGACCGGATCATTTTCAAGTATGCTTTACATATTGATGTTGGCGGCATTTTCCGCGGCAAAAGAAAACGATTTGTTGAAAGAGGCTTCGCGTTTGGCTTCGGAGGCTGAAAGGCTGCTGCCCGATATGAATGATTTAGCCCAAACGATTATGTCAAGCCGTTCTTTGTCGCATTTCGTTTATCTTGGGTCCGGGCCGAATTACGGGCTGTCGCAGGAGGCCATGCTTAAGGTGAAAGAAATGGCTATAGTAACATCCGAGGGTTATCACGCCATGGAGTTCCGCCATGGGCCTAAATCCATAGTCAATCCGAATATGCTCATATCCATGTTTATGTCGGACGATGCCATCGAATATGAGGCAAACCTGCTTGAGGAAATCAAAGGCCTGGGCGGGGTGACGCTTGCCATATGCGACGGTGCAGGAGAAAGGGTAAGACCGGCGGCCGATTATGTAATGGATATAGCATGCGGTATGAGCCAGTGGGTGAGGCTTCCTATTTACATCATCCAGGCTCAATTGCTGGCATTTTACCTGGCTACATCTGTTAAAGGCATAGACCCTGATTCACCCCCGAATTTGTCGCAAGTAGTAAGACTGTAAGGAGATACGAATCAGTGTGGCAGTCATTTGAGGAGGACAGCTAATGCCCATAGGCCGGCTTTAAGACAATTTGTCGAGTCAAAAATTATTTGAGGGGTGATCTGAAAGATGGAGAGGAATAATTCAAACGAGGTTGTATTAGGTGTCATTGGCCTCGGCGGCCGTGGCAGGGGCTTATCCAAAATCCTTTTGGATATGGAGGATGTGTCGATACCTGCAATTTGCGATGTATTGGATGACAGAGTGCAGATGGCCGCCGATCAGTTTGAATCTCTCGGGCGTCCAAGACCGCAGGGATACAGCGATTACAAAGAGTTATTGGCCAGAGACGATATTCAAGGCGTTATCATAGCCACCTCATGGACTACCCACGCCATGATAGCTGTAGATGCCATGAAAGCCGGCAAATATACGGCTTCGGAAGTGGGCGGTGCATCCTCGATCGAGGAGTGCTGGGAGCTTGTCAGGACCTCAGAGCAAACCGGGATACCTTGCATGATGCTCGAGAATTGCTGCTATGGCCGCAATGAAATGGCTCTGCTCAATATGGTTAAAAAAGGTATATTCGGCGAGCTTATACATTGCCAATGCGGATACGAACATGACCTTCGTGAAGAAGTGGCTATGGGCATAGAAAACAGGCACTATAGGATTCACAATTATCTGAACAGAAACGGCGATGTATATCCCACTCATGGACTGGGACCGGTGGCCAAGTATTTAAACATCAACAGAGGCAACCGGTTTTTAACATTAAGCTCCATGGCATCCAAGGCCAGAGGGTTGCATAATTGGGTGATGGATAACTTAGGGGAACGCCATCCGCTGGCCGAAGCCGATTTCACGCAGGGCGATGTGGCCACTACCATGATAAAATGTGCTCACGGAGAAACGATTATGGTGATACACGATACTACATTGCCGCGCCCGTATTCCAGAGCCGGTAGGGTACAGGGAACAAAAGGCATTTGGATGGAGGACAACAATTCGATCTATATAGAAGGCAGGAGCCAGGAACATACATGGGAATCCTTCGACAAATACCTGGATGAATACGAGCATCCGCTATGGAGGGAATATATAAAGATGGGCGTGCGAGGTTCGCATGGCGGCATGGATTACCTGTGCCTGATGGCTTTTGTAGAGAGCGTAAAGACCGGTTTGCCGACGCCGATAGACGTTTACGATATGGCGACGTGGATGGCCGTAACGGTTCTATCAGAGCAGTCGGTGGTTCAGGGAGGGCATCCGATGCCGTTTCCGGATTTCACAAAAGGCAGATGGATAAACCGCCCGTTGGGTCCAGCCGGCAAATATTCGCTGGACAATGTGTATGAAGAATTTTGGCAATAGGAGGAAATAAGTACTTAGCTAATTAGTGCATACAAGGGGAAAATGGGTCCGGACGGTTATTAAACATCCGGACCTTTCGTATTAGATCCGTTTCGCGATAAAAAAGGCATGGATTTTATTCTGCTTATGTTGTATAATGTTTGCAATGATTGCTTTTCAAGTACATAGGGGGTATAAAATATTATGGAAGAATTAAGACAACAGTTTGGTAATCCAGGTAAAGATTACAGGAGTGCGCCATTCTGGTCATGGAACGATAGGTTAAAACCCGAGGAAGTGGCCTGGCAGATCAGGAACATGAAACAGGCCGGCATGGGCGGTTTTTTCATGCACTCGCGCGAGGGGCTGGAAACGCCTTTTATGGGCGAAGAGTGGATGGAATGCGTTAAGGCGGCGGTAGATACGGCCAAAGAGGTGGGCATGAACGCCTGGTTGTACGACGAGGACCGTTGGCCTTCGGGCTTTGGCGGCGGCATGGTAGCAGCCAAGATAGGCGATGAGGGGCGGGCCAAGCTGCTCACGTTGGTGGAATTGGAGTCCGGCCAAAAGGTCGAGGGCGTTTTATCGGCTTTCTACATACAAATAGACAGCGAGAAAATAGCGTCGTTGGAACAATTGAATGCAGGCGATACTGTGATGTCGGGCAGACGTGCCGTAGGCTTTAGGCGTGAGATATGCGCTAAAAGCGATTGGTTCAATGGCGATGCGTATGCTGACAATCTGAATCCCAAAAGCGTGCGAGCCTTTATAGAGTCGGTCTATGAGCCGTATTACAAACAATTCGGACACGAATTCGGCAAAACGATACCCGGCATATTTACCGATGAGCCTAACATCTTTTCCGGCCATAATCCCGGCATGAAAGGTATACCGTGGACCGATATATTCCCGCAATATTTTGAGCAAAAACGCGGCTACGATATATTACAATTCTTACCGTACATATTCTTTGACGGCGATAGATCCATAGAAGTTAGACACGACTATTGGCGTACCATATCGGAATTGTTCGTAGAGGCATACTCCAAGCAACTTGGCCAATGGTGTGATGAACATGGTTTGGGATTCACCGGTCATTATCTTTATGAAAACGACTTTGCGCTTGCCATACGGTCTGGCGGCAGCGTTATGCCGCATTATCAGTATGAGCACCAACCCGGCATAGATATATTGACCGAGTCCATAAGCGAAACGCTGACGGTGAAGCAATGCAGCAGCATGGCCAATCAGTTCGACCGCAGCCGCGTAGTGTCAGAGCTTTACGGCTGCACTGGCTGGGACTTCACTTTTGAAGGCCAAAAATGGGTGGGCGATTGGCAGTATGCGTTGGGCGTCAATATGCGCTGCCAGCATCTGGCGCTTTATTCGCTGCGCGGTTGCCGTAAACGCGACTATCCCGGATCGTACAACTACAATAATACATGGTGGAAATATAACAAAGTAGTCGAGGACTATTTCGCGCGCTTGTCGCTTATGCTCTCATCGGGTAAGGTTAAGCGAGACATATTGGTGGTGCATCCCATAGAGAGCGCGTGGTGCCGTTATAGTGGTACAAACGATAAAGAGGTCAATGAAATGGGGGCCTCCTTCCAAACACTGTGTGACGGATTGCTGGGCCTGCACCGCGATTTTGACCTGGGCGATGAGTCCGTTATAGAGGATTATGGGCGCGTCGGAAACGATGAATTTATAATAAATAAAGCGGCATACAAAACCGTGATTCTGCCGCCTATGATTACCATAAGGCGCAGTACGGTGAATTTGTTAAAAGCGTTCATGGATAATGGAGGCAAGGTTATAGCAGTAAAACCGTATGCTACCATGATAGATGCTCGCCCCGACCAAGGGCTGGCCGAGCTGTTTGATCATGAAAATATGACAGTAGTGGATAATGCGATGTGCCAGATAGAAAGCGCGCTGGATAATATAGTACAACGCACCATAAGCATAGACGATAAAGCCGGGCAGCAAGATGATGCTTTCATATATATGGAGCGTTATGAGGGCAATAATCATGTGTTCTTCATAGTCAATACCGACAGGAGCAGCGGCCATGATGTGCGTATATGGCTAAAAGGCACGGGGCATATAGAACAATGGGATGCGTTGACCGGTGATATCAGGCCGGTATCTGCTGATATCGAAGATGGATATATGGTATTCGATGCCTCTTTTGGGCCGGCTGGCTCCATGCTGTATGTGATAGATGCGAGCCGTCAACCGGCTGATGTAGCATATGAGCCGGTTAAAGAAGTGGATGCGAGATACATGGGGCCTGTATGCGACTTTGTCCGTACCGATCCGAATGTGCTTACGTTGGATTATTGCCAGTACCGCTTTGATGGTGAGGATTGGTCGCCGTTTATGCAGGTGTGGCAGGCGCAGGAGGCTATACGCAAGCGTTTGGGTATGCGCTCTGTAGCCGTCAACGGTTTGGAACAACGCTGGCGCTGGATATATACGCCGCATCCGAACGATGGCGCTCATGTGCAGTTGCGTTTTGCCTTTGATGTAAACGATCGGCCGATAGGTCATGTATATTTTGTGGTGGAAGGCGCTGAAAACTTTGATATAACTTTTGATGATATGCTCATATCCAATGAGCCGCATGGCTGGTATCTTGATAAGAGCTTCGACAAAGTCGAGCTGCCGCTGCTGTTGCCCGGCCGCCATGAGGTGGAATTGAGCTGCAAATATAAAAATAGCATGGAGCTTGAGGATTGTTATATAATAGGCAATTTCGGCGTAGATCTATTGACCAAAGCCATTATAGACGAACCTGAAAGGCTGCATTTCGGCGACTGGTGCTCACAGGGTTATCCCAATTACCCGGGCGGCATGATATATAAAGAAAGGGTAGAGCTGCATATAAAAGATGGGCAGAGGGTATATATCGATTTGGGCGAATACAGGGCTACTACGGTAGCTATATGGGTAAACGGTAATATCGCGGCACATATACCGTGGCGTGCCGCCAACGGGGCCGACATCACCGAATTCTTGCACGATGGAGTAAACGAGATAGGCATAGAGATGATGGGCAGTCCGAGGAACATGATGGGCCCGTTGCATCAAAAGAGCGGCAAGCGGCCGTGGACCGATTCTCGCTCATTCCGCACCACTGGATATGAATTTACGCCCGATGAGGTGTTGGTGCCCGAAGGCTGTTTTGGACAGATTAAATTATCCATAATGGAATAACCATTGCTCCTTTTAAGAAGCGCTCCTATTGATGGAGCGCTTCTTTTGCTATAATGCTGGATATATCCTGCAAACAGCCTATATCATCGGCTAGGCGCAGTACGGTATAACGCGTGCGTATATACATGGCATTGAGCAGCGTTTGTTGCAGTAAGCTGGCATCCACATTTATATGCTCGGCGCTGTGTGCCGCACCGGCACTGGCCAAGAGGTGTTTTATTTCTCCCGGATTCGGTACGGATGATAGCAACGCTTCTCTTATGGCAGGCCACATCTGTGCTATATGCTGTGCGCGCTGCTTTTGCTCATCTTCGGGCAGCCATACGCTTGAGCTCTCAGCCATGACCTCATCGGCCAAAGGGCCAAAGGCATCGGCTATACGTTGGCGGCGCGTGCTTGGGCTTATCGGCGTATATGCGTCGGCCAGGGCCTTTATCTGTGTCTCGTCCATATCTATCAGTTTTTTGTAAACCGAGGCTATCACAGGAGTGGCTATGCCGACCTTGGCGCCGTGGTATGGCTGCTCGAGTCCTTTTTGAGCAAACATCATCTCCCAGTAGTGTGCCATATGATGTTCGCTGCCCGAAGCCGGCCGCGAATTACCCACCAGCATCATAGCCACGCCCGATAATATAAGGCCCTCCATCAACGCCTTTATGGCATCGGGTTTGCGCTGGCGTATGCCAGAAGGGTCGGACAGGCATTTTTGCACGGCGGAGTTCATCATATCAAAGGATGTCTGGCATAGATATTCGCCGTCGAGCACATGGCTCAGTTTCCAATCCAGGAGCGCGGTCAGTTTGCCGACCATATCGCCGAAGCCTGCCGCTATCATAGAAGAAGGTGCGTTGCACAGCACGTCCGTATCAGCTATTATGGCTGTCGGATGCGTGCCGGGTACCGTGCGCTTGAAACCGTCCATGAGCAGTGGCACCACAGTGGATGCGTATCCGTCCACCGAAGGCGCGGTCGGTATGCTTACATACGGTATGCCGGTGCGCGAGCTGACAAAGCGCACCAAGTCGTTTATGGTGCCCGAACCTATGGCCAACAAAAAAGAGGTGTCGGGCTTCAGTGCCACCATGATGCGCACTATTGAGCGTTCGTCTGTGGCTATGGCATCGGCCGGCTCCCACGGCGAGGCTATGCCGGGCTGCGATGCTGGCATTTCATCAGCGCCGTACTCGACGCTTGGCCTTTTTAACATGCATATATCTGTATCTAAACTATGATTTGTCAGCGCTTCATATACCTTTGCACCTGCGGCTTTATATGTATTGTCGTCGGCTACCAAAAGAGCGCTGCCACCTGTAAACAGCTTGCGGCATACATCGGGTATGTGGTTTATAGCGCCGCTTTCCACCTCTATATGTTTTATAAGGACCTCGTGTCTGCGGCCGCAGTCGCATTCTATGCTCCTGCCAGCCAGATCTGATATATCGTACATTTCATGTCAACCTTTCTAAAATGATTCTACGCCGTCCCTGCTGACCAGCGCATGTATGAGCTTAGGCCTTGCCACCGGCTTTTCTGTCATTTGTATGGAGCTTAATATATCAGGCAGGACCTGGCTTAGTTTTTGCCGGTCATTGGTGTGAACGACGGCTATCGTTTCGCCCTTGCGTACAAAATCCCCCACCTTTTTGTTCAGCATGATGCCTGCCGACAGGTCTATGCTGTCATCTTTTATCATGCGGCCGGCGCCCAGCCTCATGGCGCACAGGCCGAGGTTTTCAGCGCTGAGGGACGATATGTACGCGTTATTTTCAGCTTTTATTTCGTATTTAATCCTTGCCTGAGTTAGCAGGGAATAATCATCCAGCGCATCGGCATTTCCGCCCTGGACTTCAACCATCTGCTTGAGTTTTGCAAAACCGCTGCCTGATTCGAGCGCGTGTTCAAGCTCAGCCACAGCCTCTTCCCTCGTACTTGCTATACCGGCTAGCATAAGCATATAGCTGCCCAAGAACATGCATACGTCCAATAAATCCCTGTGTCCGCGACCCTTCAATGTTTCGCAGGCCTCTATCACCTCAAGTGAATTGCCGATGGCCAGGCCCAGCGGCTGATTCATGTCAGTGATGGCGGCCATCGTTCTCTTACCGGCGCTTTCGCCTATGTTTACCATGATATCGGCGAGCTCCAAGGCGCTTTTATAATCCTTCATGAATGCGCCCTGGCCGACCTTTACGTCCAGAACTATGGCATCAGCGCCTGCCGCCAGCTTTTTGCTCATGATGGAGCTGGCGATGAGCGGCATGATATCGACGGTGGCGGTGACATCCCTCAGAGCATACAGCTTTTTATCGGCGGGAGCCAGGTCGTCGGTCTGACTTATTATGGCCAAGCCTATGCTGTTTACGTTTCTTATGAACTCGTCCATAGATAGCGATGTCCTCATGCCTGGTATGGCCTCGAGCTTATCTATGGTACCGCCGGTGTGGCCCAAGCCTCTGCCGGCCATCTTGGCCACAGGAGCGCCGCATGCTGCTACCAGCGGCGCCAGTACCAGAGTAGTGGTATCGGCCACGCCGCCGGTACTGTGCTTGTCCACCTTGACGCCGTTTATGGCCGAGAGATCGGCCATTTTGCCCGAGTGCGCCATCGCCATGGTGAAGTCGGCGGTTTCCCGCTTGCTCATGCCTGTGAAATAGACGGCCATCATAAGCGCCGCCATCTGATAATCCGGTATGCTGTCTGCGGTATAGGCGCTTATGACATACTCGATTTCCT encodes:
- a CDS encoding pro-sigmaK processing inhibitor BofA family protein, with amino-acid sequence MWWFNLLAIDIQFSTILAFAGGLVLLYLVGWLLLVPLKIVWRLIYNGIIGGVVLWLLNLIGSYFGFTLAINPLTALIVGFLGVPGVILLVILKFILP
- a CDS encoding Gfo/Idh/MocA family protein codes for the protein MERNNSNEVVLGVIGLGGRGRGLSKILLDMEDVSIPAICDVLDDRVQMAADQFESLGRPRPQGYSDYKELLARDDIQGVIIATSWTTHAMIAVDAMKAGKYTASEVGGASSIEECWELVRTSEQTGIPCMMLENCCYGRNEMALLNMVKKGIFGELIHCQCGYEHDLREEVAMGIENRHYRIHNYLNRNGDVYPTHGLGPVAKYLNINRGNRFLTLSSMASKARGLHNWVMDNLGERHPLAEADFTQGDVATTMIKCAHGETIMVIHDTTLPRPYSRAGRVQGTKGIWMEDNNSIYIEGRSQEHTWESFDKYLDEYEHPLWREYIKMGVRGSHGGMDYLCLMAFVESVKTGLPTPIDVYDMATWMAVTVLSEQSVVQGGHPMPFPDFTKGRWINRPLGPAGKYSLDNVYEEFWQ
- a CDS encoding YaaL family protein → MKKLAFLSFLGDIPEDNSVYDQETVEFINTLQQAREEWLAAQNFFNSVNDPDLVDYAIYGVEAARRKYMYLIKQAKILGIKINADSLEG
- a CDS encoding glycoside hydrolase, which gives rise to MMKLSVLGGSSYYTSLLFEALVQHKEDIRITELALHGRNESKLADVARFGANMFKKAGIDTAVTFTTDRRRAIEGSQLILCQIRVGGMQARAIDESIPRRYGIIGDETVGPGGFSCALRTVPVMADIAADIRRWAPEALVVDLTNPASIVVEAILNRENINIIGICDLPLIVLTRVADVLNLDYDGLSGRYFGLNHLGFYSNIYYNGDDITTAVFEHAEQLGLGIDADLVRSMRLVPVPFLRHFYHHSQVVEEQKQQPVRGQVLYENEQQLSRLFAQPELDEIPQIIRQRNAIWYSHAVVPFMVAYASNRKGRFIVNIRNRGRIAGLDDNAVVEVSEDIDALKMWRTDATKMPLYVRGLVQAVKAFESMTVQAIYEGSYDKAVLALMSHPLVGQYDVAKAILDDILRSYPEVDYLK
- a CDS encoding glycosyl hydrolase yields the protein MEELRQQFGNPGKDYRSAPFWSWNDRLKPEEVAWQIRNMKQAGMGGFFMHSREGLETPFMGEEWMECVKAAVDTAKEVGMNAWLYDEDRWPSGFGGGMVAAKIGDEGRAKLLTLVELESGQKVEGVLSAFYIQIDSEKIASLEQLNAGDTVMSGRRAVGFRREICAKSDWFNGDAYADNLNPKSVRAFIESVYEPYYKQFGHEFGKTIPGIFTDEPNIFSGHNPGMKGIPWTDIFPQYFEQKRGYDILQFLPYIFFDGDRSIEVRHDYWRTISELFVEAYSKQLGQWCDEHGLGFTGHYLYENDFALAIRSGGSVMPHYQYEHQPGIDILTESISETLTVKQCSSMANQFDRSRVVSELYGCTGWDFTFEGQKWVGDWQYALGVNMRCQHLALYSLRGCRKRDYPGSYNYNNTWWKYNKVVEDYFARLSLMLSSGKVKRDILVVHPIESAWCRYSGTNDKEVNEMGASFQTLCDGLLGLHRDFDLGDESVIEDYGRVGNDEFIINKAAYKTVILPPMITIRRSTVNLLKAFMDNGGKVIAVKPYATMIDARPDQGLAELFDHENMTVVDNAMCQIESALDNIVQRTISIDDKAGQQDDAFIYMERYEGNNHVFFIVNTDRSSGHDVRIWLKGTGHIEQWDALTGDIRPVSADIEDGYMVFDASFGPAGSMLYVIDASRQPADVAYEPVKEVDARYMGPVCDFVRTDPNVLTLDYCQYRFDGEDWSPFMQVWQAQEAIRKRLGMRSVAVNGLEQRWRWIYTPHPNDGAHVQLRFAFDVNDRPIGHVYFVVEGAENFDITFDDMLISNEPHGWYLDKSFDKVELPLLLPGRHEVELSCKYKNSMELEDCYIIGNFGVDLLTKAIIDEPERLHFGDWCSQGYPNYPGGMIYKERVELHIKDGQRVYIDLGEYRATTVAIWVNGNIAAHIPWRAANGADITEFLHDGVNEIGIEMMGSPRNMMGPLHQKSGKRPWTDSRSFRTTGYEFTPDEVLVPEGCFGQIKLSIME
- a CDS encoding YbaB/EbfC family nucleoid-associated protein produces the protein MPKGGFPGGNFNVNQMMKQAQKMQQEMAKVQEELQNKTVEATAGGGMVTVVANGKKELVDIKIDPQVVDPDDVEMLQDLVLAACNEALHKAEDMMAEEMQKLTGGLNIPGLF
- the recR gene encoding recombination mediator RecR is translated as MNYYAEPISRLINELSKLPGIGPKTAQRLAFYMLHMPKDAVHTLAQSINDARDKIIYCSICGNLTDVDPCAICSSSTRDNSTICVVESPTDVVAMEKTRGYNGLYHVLHGAISPIDGVGPDDIRIKELLTRLRDSQVKEVILATNPSVEGEATALYISRMLKPMGFKVTRIANGIPVGGDLEYADEVTITRALEGRREM
- a CDS encoding SIS domain-containing protein gives rise to the protein MQKGQKTLDEISRQPFIFDAVWNDRDDIASVFSGILKEYAPDEIIITGCGTSYYLSQAATPVLAHFLRMPVKAVPSSELFLFTNTYLHGQRVLLIAVSRSGQTTETVKAVRVLKEQPNVFALAISCCADSDLCYVADRYIISREAKEQSVVMTGSFSSMLYILMLAAFSAAKENDLLKEASRLASEAERLLPDMNDLAQTIMSSRSLSHFVYLGSGPNYGLSQEAMLKVKEMAIVTSEGYHAMEFRHGPKSIVNPNMLISMFMSDDAIEYEANLLEEIKGLGGVTLAICDGAGERVRPAADYVMDIACGMSQWVRLPIYIIQAQLLAFYLATSVKGIDPDSPPNLSQVVRL
- a CDS encoding GntR family transcriptional regulator encodes the protein MTPKTVLDERSPMSLYYQLKTILADKIHSGQWKVNDRIPTERELCDAYGVSRATVRLALGELENEGLLYRKQGKGTFVAAPKIEQLLSGFYSFTDEMKKQGYNPSTRIISFRKGKALDEIAQFLDLPEGADIFIIRRLRLADEQPVILEVSYVPYEICPTLTERDVKEHALYDLFRERYNVFPSKAQESFEAVLADAKEADYLGIPHGSPVLRLERITYAFDRPVEYNVGLIRGDRYKYKVILT